GATCATCTTCATCAGCTCGAACAGCTTGAAGTGCAACGCGCGCGCCGCTTCGAGCCTGCCGTCGCGCACCAGGTTGCACAGCTGCGCCACTTCCGCCGGCGCCACGTTGGCGACCGCATTCATGGTGCCGCCCGCGCCCAGGCACATCATGGGAAAGGTGAATTCCTCCAGCCCCACGAAAATGCGGAACTCGGGGCCGAAGCGATACAACATCTCGGTCACGAACGAGTGGTCGTCCAGGGCATGCTTGATGCCCACGAAGTGGGGAACCGCCTCGGAAATCTGCTCCAGCGTGGCCAGGTCGGTCTTGAACGCGGTGCGGCCGGGGATGTGATACATCATCAGCGGCACGTCGACCCGCTTGCCCAGGTCGATGAAATAGGCTGCCACGCCGCGTTGCGGCGGCCGGATGTAGTAGGGCGTCACCACCAGCAGCGCGTCGACCTCGGCGCGGGCCGCGTGCTCGGTCAGCACGACGCTTTCGGCATGCGAT
The window above is part of the Achromobacter deleyi genome. Proteins encoded here:
- the dapA gene encoding 4-hydroxy-tetrahydrodipicolinate synthase; protein product: MITLQKDALRGSIPPIVTPFRNGKVDYDRLASLIDFQARNGTHGVLINGTTSEPSTLTLEERNQAVTVAVEAARGRLQVVAATGSQSHAESVVLTEHAARAEVDALLVVTPYYIRPPQRGVAAYFIDLGKRVDVPLMMYHIPGRTAFKTDLATLEQISEAVPHFVGIKHALDDHSFVTEMLYRFGPEFRIFVGLEEFTFPMMCLGAGGTMNAVANVAPAEVAQLCNLVRDGRLEAARALHFKLFELMKMIFWDTNPIPLKYLMKRMGLLESNEHRLPMMPATPELERRIDALFEKLQLKAD